The window tagttccatgaactttaacgttttattcgatcatgttgtaacctgtaatattgttaaacgttgattgtcgatgtgttattttatatttgtaaacgtttaaatatgATTCGTAATATTATTCGACAGTCAgccgactgacatggtcagtcgaccgactgtcattcactgtcgaccgacataggaactgaggtatttaagcctaattaatcttcattaattcAGGTTAACAACTCAGCACATAATACACACATGAAAACACTTCTtggtcgagtctctctcaatcttcatgtccaaataccacagaatgtcagtctaggcttcgtgtttatcaagatctagtcttggtttgacttgtacgaacccgaaaacccattgatattcgtttaagctctttctattgttattccgcctctagatcgtgttaggttgattctaagatcctctctcaGCGTCTACATATCTCCAATCCCTTTTTTTGTTTTTTAGACAAACTTCAATAGTAACAACATGAATTAATGTTTGAAGCTTAATGATGGCGTccattatatatattgttataggcatAGAATTATAGATGTAATTTGTTCTTGTAATAGGGAGTATAAATACCTCCACCTAGCTTAGGATTAATGCTAACCCTTCATAACACACCTCACCTCCACACCTTGAATCACACACACAACACCAACTCTCTTAACCTCACATGTAATTTGAATCATGAATGAATCTTGACTTTTATTGTGTATGCATATGTgctaatcatcatcattttaactGCTGCTACTGATCTATATCATTCATATTCAtctgcatatatatacatatagatactaCATACATACTGTTACATTGCATTCACATACGAAAGCATGAATTGAATCATAATATAGCTATTTCATATATTTAGTTATAATCGGGAAATATGATAATATGAAACTTAAAGTAGGGTACATAGGCTGGCAGACGATTGCATTTACTCATATGCACTCGGCTTAATAGGGTGAGTCCGTGAATGTTGCTAAGGTTCTTGTGAAGATATCGGGACCTTTTCAAATAGCACATATGGAAGTTTTTAGATCATATAGCTATTTGCGTAAAATGTGTTTTTTATTTTTGTGAATGTTCTGATTGCTGCATTCCGATAGTTTTCAGCTTTTGGAGCCGAAAGAGAAGTCATGAAAGTTGGTGGTTTAGGGGACACTAAAAGCAAGTCAAAGGAAATAGAGTTAAAGAGTATGCATGAACGTAAAAGAATGAGGATGAATGTGGAACTGGATAGATTGAGTAGCTTGCCAGATGATCTTATCCATAAAATCTTGTCTTTTATAGACATCAAACATGTTGTCCAAACTAGTGTTTTGTCATCTAGATGGAGGTTTGTCTGGACTTCAACTCCCCATCTCAGTTTCTCAAGTAGGGAATTCTCTACATTACGTAAGTTTTCCAATATGGTTAAACATGTTCTATCTGGCCGCAACAATGAAATAGATGTATACTCCGTCAAACTCTGTTTTCGTGGAAAGTTTACCCAAATGTTTGTCAAAAGAATTCTTAACTATGCATTTTCACACAATGTTCAAGAAATGACTATTACAATCACCGAGAAACAAATTGAATTCCCTTTTTCTCTCTTTGATTCTCCAACTCTAAAACATCTCACTTTTGGTGGACCTCGTTATCGTGGTTCATTGAAAGCCACTTCAACTTTAGAGCTCCCATCCTTAACAACATTGCATCTTAAACATgtcattttaaatgataatactagtgataGCTACATAGCAAAGTGTGTCAACTTGAAGAGTCTCACCTTAAATCAATGCTATATGAAGGGATCAGTTGGTTTTACTATATGTCATCCTCAACTGTTGAGTCTCACGCTCAAATCTGTAGAGGGGGTTGTCAAAGTTATTGCACCTCAACTCAAAAATATATCTTTGGCTCTTTCTCACAATTATCATTTCCAATGCTTTGCAAACGCATTGCCTTCTTTGGAGAAGGCTGATATATGCATCCATTATCCCTCTGATGCTCTTAAGATAATTAATATGCTTCAGCAGTTCTGTTCTGTCAAATATCTTACCATGAACGTGGAGATTGTTGAGGTATTTTGATTCTTAGTGTTTCTAATGTTTACTGTACATAGTTTTTAAAAAATCTCTTTTGGAACAACAGAAAGAAATACCAGTATACATttcaatttaaatattagtatttagTTATTTAGTACTCAGACTTATAAATACAAAGACAAATACAGATTAACACAAAGCTAGATATATAGTAACATCTTTGGGCTAAATAGGTGTATTAATCAAGATTCCTTCTAGGGTTTCAATTTATGGCAGATTACCACAAACCAATCATATTATCTTTTTTCTATTAAATCAGTTTAAAATATCTGCTCCTAAAAACAATCATATATAAGGACTTTAGGAGAAGATTCATATAATCTCTATCTTCAGAGTGGAATTCTGTATATGAGTGTATTTTACTTAAAATAGGAAACTCTTTGGCGCTAAACACTAATTCGTaccaaatactaatactaataaaaaagtCAGAAGATACAAGTGACGATGAACTAACAATCCGGAAAAATATGTGCATGCAGTTATATATTTGTATTCATTATTGTAATTTATGTATTAACTGTTCCATCTTATTTGTACTTACTTTTCAATTGTGATTTGTTTTCTAGTTACTATCTACATTGGTGGATCTAATCTCAAATCAGCCTTCTCCATTTGCTAACTTGGAGACTTTAAAGATTTATCCAGTGACGGGAATCTTGGCAGCGCCACCACAGAAGAAAATTGATGTATCTACTGTCGTCAATAGCTATTTGCTAGATAGTTCACCACATGCCACACTTACAATAGTTTCATGTGAGGTACTTTTCTTAAAGTGAATTTTCATGTATTGTTGAAACTTCTTTTGCTGTAATATAGATCATGGGAACTATTAACTACATGATAGTTCAAACGCACGTGTTCAATTTCAACTATTATGCATTACTAAGTTGTACTGTACAAATGAGCAATAGATATAAGTTTATATTCTATTTTGTCTTGAATTCTCTGCAGGAAGTTAGAGCTGTGAAGAATGCTACAttttttcatatatattaaatctttCAGGAAGTTAGAGCTGTGAAGTTAGAAGATACAGtttcatttcatatatatttatgtatttcacatATAGTTTCTATTGATGAATAACTTTTCCCGTTTGACCATTACAATCCCTTTTTATTGACAAAATTATGGATTGGGCTTCAGGGTCTTTCTATTTAATAATGTTGTTCGTCGTTACGGGTATGTCACTAATGGTTGATATGAGCCACTCGTCAAATGAAGTGTGAGCCGCAgtggcagaggatgtcttatggAGCTCTGAATTTTATCTTTTCGTCCAAATTCTCCATTTACTTGAGTTTTTGAATGTTACACCTACTAAAGACAATGAGATTTTGAAGAATTAACCCTGAAATCAATTAACTGAGAGCCCATGGCTATGATTAGGGTGGACATAACCCGATATCTGaagtttcggatatccgaaatttcggatagtgAATTCAGCCATCcaaaatccgaatccgaaattacGGATATTCAAAATTTCGGATTtgaatattggattatccgaatatccaAACTGTATATAATAAATGCAAAATGTAGAAATGACACACAAAAATACATAACAAGTCACATACATCTAACTTTTTTAATTCCTTGTTACAAAAGTTCAAAATACGATTAACACATCATCGTAACAAACATAACAAAGTTCAAAACACGATTCACACATCATTGTAACATAGTGATTTTCCATCAAACTTCTTTCGAGCTCGGGTCCTTTTTGCTTTACTCACAACTTCACTAGCAGCAACCACCCAATTTTCAGACATGAATTCGGTATCAATTTCGTCATTATAATCCTCAATCAAATCCTCAGCAACTTTATCCatttgttgtaaaaaaaaaaaatgaaagaagTTATATTAGAATTTATCCAAAAGAAGTTTCGGAATAGTTACAAACTAATCAATTTCAAGTGTAATGAACAAAATCAAAGTAACTTATTATTGCTAAGAATTGAGTAAAAGTGACAATAATCGGTTGTAAATTACAACGTAAGTTAGAATGAAAATGAGATGAAGTTACTTTGAAATTTTGAATAAATGAAGATAGAGCGCTGAGAGGAAGAATGTAGATAAGATGAGCCAGTTGAAGATTAGATGAGGGAGACTCGTGAGAGGATGAAAGTGTGAAACGGTGCAGATTaattttggatctagggttttgtAAAATGTAACGATTAATTGTTTCTATTTGCTATCTTTGTTCTTTTTACTCTTAAAAGTTAAAAGGTTAGTTTACCTTGAAAGTTATAAGGCTCATAAGCCATAACCAAACGAgccactaaactatatatataaataataagtgtATTTtgtttcggatatcggattatccaaaTATCGTAAACTTTTAAAAATTGATCCAATATCCAaatccgaaaatccggatattTGATTTTCGGAAATCCAAATATCATATATCCGTATTTTAGTTATTTTCGGATCAAGTGTTCGGATAATTCGGATTGGGGATTCGGATTCGGATACTATGCCCACCCTGCCTATGATACCATGTCAAAATATTTAACCAAACACAGAAACTGCTTTAGTATTCAGAATACAATCAACCATAAACCAGAATATAGGACAAAGACAATCTCTGAAATAATCGAAACAACAAGCTACGAATTTTAACTAGATATTAGAATTCAATCT of the Rutidosis leptorrhynchoides isolate AG116_Rl617_1_P2 chromosome 5, CSIRO_AGI_Rlap_v1, whole genome shotgun sequence genome contains:
- the LOC139850520 gene encoding putative F-box/FBD/LRR-repeat protein At4g13965; its protein translation is MKVGGLGDTKSKSKEIELKSMHERKRMRMNVELDRLSSLPDDLIHKILSFIDIKHVVQTSVLSSRWRFVWTSTPHLSFSSREFSTLRKFSNMVKHVLSGRNNEIDVYSVKLCFRGKFTQMFVKRILNYAFSHNVQEMTITITEKQIEFPFSLFDSPTLKHLTFGGPRYRGSLKATSTLELPSLTTLHLKHVILNDNTSDSYIAKCVNLKSLTLNQCYMKGSVGFTICHPQLLSLTLKSVEGVVKVIAPQLKNISLALSHNYHFQCFANALPSLEKADICIHYPSDALKIINMLQQFCSVKYLTMNVEIVELLSTLVDLISNQPSPFANLETLKIYPVTGILAAPPQKKIDVSTVVNSYLLDSSPHATLTIVSCEVLFLK